TGGAACAAGTAATGAGGACAAGAAAATACAGCATGCCAATTGGGGAAAATCTACATATAAGAACATCATCAGTAAAAAAATATTCCAGGATTACCGATGGTAGCCTGAACGATCAAGGATGGGAAATCCATTGTCAGCTTTGACAGAGCGAGCAGAGCATCTTCGGCAGGACCATCCAAAGAACTCTTACAAAATGCTATGAGAAGTACAAGCTCAACACCATAGTTGAACTCCTGCCACCCAAAGACTAATAAATATCTCATTTTAATACCAAAAACCTATCTGTGCACTaatgcttgctagcaaattataAAACTACTGAAAGACGGGCAATAGAAAGATAGGTTGGATTGTTTGAGAAAGCTCTCTTGTCAAATTTGAAAACACCAAGTAATAGACATATTAAAGagtgaaaaaaaataggtaTGAAGGTAAGCCTCACTATTGGGGATCAACAATTGACCTATTTCAGAAGAAGTCTGGTGATTAGCCTATCCCGCATTAAGTATATCAGAAAATCAATCAATTGAAAGGCCAAAGGGAATAACAACTCGAACTACATAATTCAAACATCCAGCGAGACTCAAATAAATGGATATGTTTCAACCTCCCCTTTTCGAAATATTGACAGCATGTCATCTTCTACTTCAGACTCGAAGTCGGCATTGATAATCTCCTGTCAACATGTAAAACTGAAAAGTTTCAGGATATGGACTTCATCTACAACGCAACTAAAGTATACAAATCAAATGGCACAGAGGAGTTTGTTCTTTACATGTAAGGGCATACATGGCAGTAAGGCACAACATGGTCCCTGAGGACACCCACATAGAATTGATTCTCATAAAACTTCAATAGATCCTGCTTTCTTTGAAAGCGCATGTAGATAGAGTGGCTATATTTATCATCATTCCCACCAGAGACACGTCCTACagaaggaaataaaatattaaacaaaCAGTTACAAAATAGACACCACAAAAGGCATCATTTCCCGACTTCATGCAAAACAAACTTGAAAGGAGACAGAAGTGAAGCTTCTCTGTGAGTAAAACAAGCTTTAGAATTGTTCAGGATGAGAAGCATAAGTACAACAAATTAAAGAACTCGAGTAATATTCTACAGAGCACGATTAAAGGCAAAAACTCACAGCCCTTATTATATCAATGCAGAAGTCAAACAAGAAGTAACTTTGACCTAATGAGATGGAAACAATACCACCCAtttgatattgggttgtataaAGGTAATCCAACATATCTTTCTCCTGTTCTTCGGATAAGTCCCCCTTCCCTTTCAGTAGACACACATGTTCAACTACTTTTCTGCaatcaacaaaacaagtattgttttttcaagaacaattTGAGTAAACATAATACAAAAAGAAACAATAACAAGATCTAAACTACATTCAAGGTTGCAATATACGGCTGAAAGAAATTGTATATTTCAATTAAGTTTACTGGCAGAGTAGTTGATTAAGTTATACCCATTATTACAACAACAATTCCAGGAAGTTTCTCTTTAATGAAAATTCTCTTACAATTATCCTCATCTTTGGAAGGGGAGACTTGGAGCAATGAGTAAAATTGTCTTCATGACCTATATATCTGTTGaaaatatgtttattttaaaagatttctTGTTGCCAAAGTTTGGCATTTCACGCGATGGCCTTGGGCCATGGTATGGCCCTTCACATGTTTTGACAATGTTATCACATGGCATCAATAAACATTAGTATcccatttatttttttgtactaAAGACTATTCAACTATATATCTTATAGAGAAGAGAAGTTTAGCTTATATAGCTATACAAAAGGCGGTGAGTGAGAAGATAATACTTATCTGAAGGATGATATTTTTCTTTGTCAATCTTTGTCATACCATGGCCAAAGGCTATCACGTGCAATGTCAAACTTTGGCAACAAGaaacctttttaaaataaacatatCTTCAACAATCTCGACATATTTTAAAAGATGGAGTCAAGAGGTAAGACTTGCCAGATTTGATGATCAAAATGCAATTGATTTAGTATCTTTTCGACTATGAACCAAACTTAGACCAACAAAATTTAACTTACAAAATTATTGGTGAAATATAACATTTCGATGAACCAATAATTCTTATTGTAAGTTAGAGATTTTACCAATCATATTTGACCTCCATATTTTGTTATTCAATGTGATTTTGCGCCAATAGGCCATGCGCATGCCTAGTTATTCATGAGAACTCTAGAAACTTGGCCAAAACCTCATAGGAGCGGCCTACTCCATTTCTCGTGTAAGGTGAATTCATCAAGTGTATACTATTTTAAATACACCATCCTTAAGGATTATGAATTCATTAAGAGCCAATAACTCATCCTCACAACTAGTAGCAGTTCAAGCACTTTTTTTAGTGCGCAATGTCAATGTCGAATTGTTATTACTTATTACCCATATGAACCTACTTCATGAAATCTCCAATCGCATAGATTGAGTAACCATTTTTATTGACAATCATATTGGCCTTAACCCGATCTCTTTTGAGGTTTGAAGAATTAGTGTTCTTCCCAGAGGTTTAGTCAGAGAATCGGCCAAATTTATTTCTGACTTCACATAATCAATAAAAACTATTCCATCTCTCAGCAAATGTTTAACGACATCATGTCTCAATTTCATGTGTCTGCTCTTACAATTATACGATTTATTCTTCGCAATAACAATTGCGGCTTGACAATCACAATGCATAAACACATGAGGCAACGCATCCTTTATTAAAGGGATATTCACTCAGAAATTTCTTAGTCACTCAGCCTCAGAACCAGCTAGCTCCAGAGGTACAAACTCTGACTCCATACTTGTCTAGCAATGATTGTTTGTTTAGCTGATTTCCACGATATTGCACCAATACCAAAGGTGAACAAATAGCCACTAGTCTCATCTGAATCAGAGATTCAATTTGCATCACAATACCCTTCTAATGTAGAAGGAAATCCACTATACAGGATATCATAATTCATGGTTCCTCTCAAATATTTCATTAGCCTAATTAGTGTAGACCAACGTTCTTTATTTAGATTATATCTACTCAGTATACACACATCATAGGCTATATCAAGACTAGTAAAATTCATTAAATACATCAGACACCCAATAATCTGAGCATATTTAGACTGAGCAACTAGTACACCTTTATTCTTTTTCAATGGAGAGCTACCATCATAAAAAATGGCTACAGGTATCATCTCAAAACATTCAAACTTTATAATAAGTCTCTCCACATAATATTCTTGTGACAACATTATCTCATCTTCACTCCCTACTATCATATTTACTTCACccagatctttcatatcaaaactAGTAGACAGATTATTTGGTACTTTTCACAATATTCAAACTTATACCATTTATAAGCATGTTATCAACATATAAGCATATTATGACATAACCATTGTCTATCACTTTAGTATAAACATATTAATCCACTTCAACGGAAAAGAAAAACTATCTCTTATTAAGAATTGGTCAAATTTCTCATGTCACTGTTTAGGAGCTTGTTTAAGGCCATAAAGTGATTTCATTAatttacaaattttattttcttttccaggaataatatatatatctcAGGTTGAACTATATAAATCTCTTCATCTAAATCACCATTTAAAAAGGTTGTGTTTAACATCCATATGATGAATAAAAAACTTGTGAATAGAGACTAAGGCAATTAGAAATAGAATAGAAGAGATTTTAGTCACTAGAgcaaatgtattaaaataatcAATAGTGCCGCATGACCGATGCAAGACTCATTAAGATCTAAAGAGTTGAGGGGTACGAATAAGATGGAGTTACCTCATGAAcaattctttcttcttcataaaaagCATTCAAAGATAAGTATCTCCACCTCTATCCGATctaattcttttaatttttctacTAAGTTGATTTTCAATCTtgtttttataataaataaaagcataaaatgcATCATCCTTATTTCTAAGCAAGTCTTCTCTATGATTAAACAAGTCTTGCTAtgttttttgaaattaaattttattggtCTTGTTCCTCTTATAGAGAAGACTTGTTTAATCATAGAGAAACATTTTACATCGCTGAATTAGTTTCTTAGAACAGTGTCTAGCACGACTCAAGTACTACTTGTACTCGcttaataaatattatattattgttgttattatacCTGTGTTCCCCAACAATATCACGGGTTCGAGTTCTGAAATTAGCCGCTAATACTTGCGTCTGGGTAGATTGCATGCATTACAACCCCTTGGGGTAACCCATCTCCGGACCCTATGTGAAAATAGGATGCATCGGATCTGGGCTTCCCTTTTAATTATTCTCATCTTGCATTGCAAACGTTCTTAAATGTGCACCCCTTACCAAATATGAACAAAaagcaaaggaaaaaaaattctacaCTAGATATGTGGAGAAGATTTTCACAATCTAGAATTTTCAAGCTAAAGATAACCGATGCAAGACTCATTAAAATCTAAAGATTCAAGATAAGTATAAAACAATGCACGCTGCAAGACAAAAGAGAAACGTAGAATTTTTGTGCtgttatcatttttttataatCGTGGTGTCGGGGCcacctcaactaattccacATCATACCTCCCTCCAGCAATATATATTAGTTAACTCTATCGAATAGGCTAAAACATGtggaaagaaatcacctagtgttttttttGTCTCTACTGGGATTTGAACACCATacctcatggttctcaaccAACTAAGCCACACCATTGGGTGCTTCTACtgttatcaaattaaatttaggATGATACTGAGTATCCTTTTCCCcttttacattatattatatttcaaataAGCCAAGAGATTATTGCACATCAGTACGACAACTTATCCttgattaaataaatttaaattactgAAGTCATATGCTGATTACTAGAGACTCAAACAATGGAGCTACATTCCTATATTATCAATCCCTTACTAAATGAGGGCAACAACacatgttctttttttttttacttcatcCAATTCACAACTCAGTATGTGTATAAACTTTAAGAAGAGGGAAAGTGCAGGAACCTTTTCCGTTTCGCATCATTATCAAAACTCCGTCGATCAGCAGCCGAGCATATCACATTGCGGTTCTTGCATCTCAAACCCTCATTTGCCTTCAAAACACGACTCCCCAAAGCTGCAACTGCAGAGGAAACAGAGGAATTAACAATTACTATGGATAACCATAAAATTGCAATTTCAAAAACTGAAACTTGGACAATCCATTAATATAAagaagaaactaaaaaaaaaccATAAAATTACCATTCAATTTGGGGGTTTTCTTAactgaaaaatgaattaaattgaaggGTTTAGGGGAAGAAACTAGGGTTTGAGTATGATGAATCTGCATTTTGATTTTGTGTGGAGTAGGGACCTAAGGTTCATCGTcccatttataaaaaaaaaaaaaattgagatactTTACAAGTGAAATGGGTGGACTAGGAAAAATACTCATTTAAATAGAGTCAATTGGAATGGCGCTAAATACTACTATTTTTTGTTGGTTAATTTTTTTAcggaaaaagatcaaaaaatatatttaaactacGGGCATGTTTGAAAAATTGCCTAGTAATTGAAATTGGTATAATTACATAACCTAGTAATTACAAtgacttatttttttatcacaATATAAATACATTATAACTACAAGTGTATTGTTTGGTTGTATAACTGCAATCATCAgattatatcaaattttaaaaataaaaactaattatataaaattaaaattttatatcagaCAAATAGGagtatttataaataatattaaattaaatatttaagatatatatatatatatatatatatatatatatatatatatatatatattgtcttttaaaattatattaattaataaacatatgttcttaattaatattataaaaaataattaatttatattttttaaattagtatatcttaattaaattaattgaaaaaactaaaaaagacatgatttttatgaacatcatgaaaaGCATGTTTGataaaaatgttaatattataaatataatgtcataaaattattaaaatattgacaaaaaaataatctatcaagtctaactaaaaattaaatgacttgcaatgtgaaatatcaagtcaatactactaaaataaataaaaccaaaaatataacataagtacCAAAttcaaaacaattttttttaacataatacttttatgtcaaatttcaacataacgtacataaatatagttaacaagaaaaggaaaatgtAAGACTATAATCTTATTCAACAATGAATTCTACTTTAGTTTaaaattagaatactaacaaaattatgctaatgaataaataaataaattatacaaaaaattGAATGGaatcacataaaaaaataaaggttAAGAATAAATACCAAGAACCTGTTCTTGGTATTTATAACTGTTTGAGACTATTCATTGTAATTGTGATTGTGTTGTGTTTGATTGGATCGGTGTTACATTCTgatacataattggatcgggtgtcacgttttgacacacTAACAGGTGGAgtgtgggttccatgagagaaccattcttTGTTTGTTGCATACAAATTGAGACTATTGACCTATGTATATGTATGCGTATTGTTAAGAGACGACAAGTGGTAAAGTattctatatatgtgtgtgcTTATTGTGTTGTAGTTACCTGTTATATATCTCACTTTCTAGAATAGCAGTGTGATCCTATCAGAACACCGTTGTTTTGTATattgatactgcacttgctTTTTCCTTGTTGAGTAAAGGGCATCTTCAGGCGGTTGTTGAGAGACCTCAAGTAGATGATTGTTGATTTACAGAATTTAAGGGTGAGCCAATTTTTTCAGGCTACCATGAATTCTTCTTAATCTTGGTCCCTCTTTCCCTGACTTAGACTTTCAGACATTGTTATAGCTAAATTTTGGGGGTTGAATCCCCTTTTGTTTAGACTTGTTGTTTAATAAGAGTTTTAGTTCAattgactttcaggttctaggggTATTTTTTGCATGTTTTAGCTTCGTtatttgagtttatgggaactcaacacTTTTTCTTTGTTTAACTTGTTTCTACATCTTAAATTGCCTATctcttgttattgttgttctttgGGTTATAGTAGTTGTTCTCCTACCAGAGA
This Solanum dulcamara chromosome 1, daSolDulc1.2, whole genome shotgun sequence DNA region includes the following protein-coding sequences:
- the LOC129879175 gene encoding uncharacterized protein LOC129879175 isoform X2, whose translation is MQIHHTQTLVSSPKPFNLIHFSVKKTPKLNVAALGSRVLKANEGLRCKNRNVICSAADRRSFDNDAKRKRKVVEHVCLLKGKGDLSEEQEKDMLDYLYTTQYQMGGRVSGGNDDKYSHSIYMRFQRKQDLLKFYENQFYVGVLRDHVVPYCHEIINADFESEVEDDMLSIFRKGEEFNYGVELVLLIAFCKSSLDGPAEDALLALSKLTMDFPSLIVQATIGSNFNISSAEYTHGVVIRFRSSEAFQMFMNSSEYNNMWRSKFQPIVQKHLSVHFSIDPVGTELM
- the LOC129879175 gene encoding uncharacterized protein LOC129879175 isoform X1, encoding MQIHHTQTLVSSPKPFNLIHFSVKKTPKLNVAALGSRVLKANEGLRCKNRNVICSAADRRSFDNDAKRKRKVVEHVCLLKGKGDLSEEQEKDMLDYLYTTQYQMGGIVSISLGRVSGGNDDKYSHSIYMRFQRKQDLLKFYENQFYVGVLRDHVVPYCHEIINADFESEVEDDMLSIFRKGEEFNYGVELVLLIAFCKSSLDGPAEDALLALSKLTMDFPSLIVQATIGSNFNISSAEYTHGVVIRFRSSEAFQMFMNSSEYNNMWRSKFQPIVQKHLSVHFSIDPVGTELM